The DNA region CAACCCAGCGGGACACTGGCCGCTACCAGCAACCAGGCCACTGGTGCCAATGCCCAGTGCCGCCAGCGATGTGCGAGCAGTGCCGCACTCGCGCACAGCAGAGCCAACAGGCAGTACAAATAGCCCCCGCCACCCAGGCCCCACCTTCCATCGCGGGCGATCAGTTCGTTCAGGTTGTCGGTGGACGAGCCGTCGAAGGCAATCGCCTTACACAGCCACAGCCACGGCAGGGCAGCGGTGAACGCGTACAGCGCGTCTCGCCCACGCAGGCCCCGGGAGAACGCCACCGCAAACGCCAGAACAAACCATAGTGGCCCAACCAAAGCAACATAGCGCACCGGACGCTCCAGCGCCTGTACGGCCGTAGGGCCTATAAGATGGAATAGCTCTCGAAAAAATGGCCCCCAGATGTCGCGCTGGGTGACAAAGTGATACAGGTTGTTAGAGCCGGAGATATCGAGAATGCTCTCGGTGGTCACGCTCGCATAGAGCAGGCCCAGGCTGACCAAGGCTGAAAGCAGCACCGAAGTCGGGAAAAACCGCCACGGTCGACGTCCAGCCGCGAGCGCATGGCCGATCCAGGCCGACGATGCACCGATCCAAAGTACGGCCAGGCTGAACACGAACAATGACGGTAGCGCGCCATTGAATCGAAACAACTCAAGCACGTTGTACGGCAGGCCTGGCAGGCGCAGCAGGTCGGCGAGTGCCAAAGTCAGGATCACCGCCAGCAGAAGCGCGCGCCATGCGCAGGCCCATGGACCTGTCCGTTGTGGGCGGGTGGGCGCCGCTGTCTGTGAGGGTGGCGCTGCGTGAGCCGGGGGTCTGGCAAGCGCCACGGTGCTTGCGGTTGGCAGCAAGACCCAGGCCCAGCCGCACAGCAAGGCCCACAGCGGTTCTGTGATATCCGCCCGCTGGCCGGGCAGGACCACCTGCAGCAGTTCCAGCAGCATCAACCATACGGCCAGGCCGACACTGGCCGGCAGCAGTCGTGCGCCCTCACGGCGCAGCAGCCACAGCAGGCCGCCGTACAGAAACAGCCGCCCGGCTAGCGCTTGTGCGTTCAGCAGCATGTCGCCGCGCAGCAGTCCGGCAAATGGCACCCAATCCGCGGCCAGGTGCGGCGCATAGGGATCGAGTGGCAGCAGCGCCAGTGCCGCCATGCCGGCTGGCAGCAGCAAGATCAGGGTCAAGCGGCGTGGGGCGGGCGCCAGTAACTGACTGGCCAGCGACACGCCAGCCCCTGCCAGTACCCCGACGGCTACGCTGATGCCTACGGTTTGGCCGATCACCAAGGCTTTGCCGGCCAGCAGTACGCCGCACAGTGGTAGCAAGGCCAGCAGCCCGGCCGGACCGAACGCCACCGCTAGTGCTTCGCCGGCCACCAGCGTGCGTAGCCCGGCGCCGGTTGCGTCCAGTATGGATAACCCGGAAAAGCCATTCAGCAGTGGGCGCAGGTTGTCCTTCACATGTTGCCAGTCCAGCGATGGAACCCAGGGCAGCAGCTCGCTGCCCAGCCAGGCGGCGACCACCAGAAAGGCCGCCAGGCGTTCGTGGGACACACGCAGCGGTCCACGACCGGCCGACCATGCGCTCGCTACCTGAGCCACAACCAGGCCAGCCAGTATGCCGACCCCGTTCCAACCGGCGTCGTAAAGCGCCGCTGTGCGCCGCATTGTCCACAACTGTGCCACCTGTAACGCCAGCGCCAGCAGCAGGCCGGTGACCAGCACCGCCAGCAGCGCAGCCGGGCGCGGCCAGCGCAGTGCCAGCAAGCCGCAAAAGCCGTAGGGGATGAACAGGGCCAGATTGCCGATGATGTCGCTGCGCGAGATATGCCGCGGCACCACCAACAATGTCTGCCAGGGTAGTGGCTCTGGTCGCCACTGGAACGGATAAAGCGAGCCGTACACCACAAGGCTGGTCATTAGCAGCCACAGCAGCAGCCAGCGGCGTTCAGATCCTGTGTTTTGCATGCCAGGTTTCCAGGCGGCGGCCAATGGCCGTAGTAACGGCATTGGCGGCGATAATACCGGCGCCCTGTGTTATTGCCGGTGCTGCCATGCGCTGTCTTGTCATCCGCCATGCTCCCGCCGAGCCCGGACAGCCGGACGCCGAGCGTCCGCTGAGCCCCGCTGGTGCGGTTCTACTACGCCAGGTGCGCGGCCCATTGCAGGCGCTGGCGCCGGACGTCGGCCTGATCGCACACAGCCCGCTGCGGCGGGCGCGCCAGACGGCGGCTTTGCTGGCCGAGGCGTTCGTGGCACCGACGCAGGAAACGGCCGCCCTGGCGCCGGGCGCGCTGGATGGGCTGTTGCCCTGGGTGTGTGGCCAGTCGATGCCGGCGCTGGCCGTGGTCGGCCACGAGAACGACCTCAGCCACTGGGTATGTCACATGCTGACCGGCGATGCCGGGCGCTTTTTCCAGTTCGAATGCGCCGCCGCCTGTCTGATCGAATTTCGCGCCACGCCGCGCGCGGGAACCGCGAACCTGCTGTGGCTGCTTCCCCCGGAACACCTGACGCGCATGGCTCGGCGTTGACCAAGGACAGGACCGACCGTCACCTGCGCCGCGCAATTATCGCTGCGGCCCTGGTGCTGAACGTTGCGGTGGCCCACGCGGATGAGGTGATTGCGGCCGTGGCGGCCAACTTCGCCGGCGCCATCGCGCGCATCGAGCCTGCCTTCGAGCGGGCCAGCGGGCATCAGCTCACCGTGGTACTCGGCTCGTCGGGCAAGCTCGCGGCGCAAATTCAGCAAGGCGCGCCCTTCGACGTACTGCTCTCGGCCGATGTGGAGCGGCCTGACGTGCTGGAGAAAAGTGGGCTGGGCGTGGCCGAGTCGCGCTTTACCTACGCCATCGGCCGGCTGGCGTTGTGGAGCCCGGACCCGCAGGTCATCGGTGTCGACGGCCAGGCTTACCTGCGTGCGGGCGGCTTTCGGCACCTGGTGATCGCCAACCCGGCAGTGGCGCCGTATGGCGTGGCGGCGCAGCAGACGCTTGAAAACCTCGGCCTGTGGCCGACCCTTCAGGACAAGCTGGTGCGCGGTGAGGACATCGGGCAGGTCTATTCGATGGTCGCCAGTGGCGCGGCCGAGGCGGGCCTGGTGGCCCTGTCCACGGTCCCGGTCGGGTCCCGCCCCGGCAGTTACTGGAAGGTTCCCCAGGACCTGTACGCACCGCTTGAACAGGACGCCATTCTGGTCACGCGGGCGCGCGACAATCCGGCGGCACGCGCCCTGCTCGATTACCTCAAAAGCCCCGCGGCGCGGTCCGTGATCGCCGAGCTCGGCTACGACCTGCCATGACCGGACTCGACCTGGGACCGGTCTGGCTCAGCCTGCGCCTGGCCGGGGTTACCGTGGCGCTGCTGCTGCTGGCCGGCACACCGCTGGCCTGGTGGCTGGCCCACACCCGGGCGCGCGTCAAACCGCTCATCGAGGCACTGACGGCGCTGCCGCTGGTGCTGCCGCCGACCGTGATCGGCTTTTACCTGCTGGTGATGTTGGCGCCGGAAACGCCGCTTGGCGGGACCTGGCTGCGCCTGACCGGCGAGACGCTGACGTTTTCCTTCAGCGGGCTGGTGCTTGCCTCGATGCTGTATTCCATGCCGTTTGTGGTGCAGCCCCTGCAGAGCGCCTTCGAGGCGGTCGGCCGGTCCCCGCTGGAGGCGGCGGCGGTGCTCGGCGCGCGGCCGCTGGATGCGTTCTTTAGCGTGGCCAGCCCGCTGGCATTTCGCGGCTATCTGACGGCGACGGTGCTGGGCTTTTCGCACACGCTGGGCGAGTTCGGGGTGGTGCTGATGGTGGGCGGCAACATCCCCGGCCGCACGCGGGTGATCTCGATTGCCATCTACGAACAGGTGGAAACCCTGAACTACGCGCAGGCGCACCTGCTTTCCGGTGGGCTGCTGGTGTTCTCGTTCGCGGTGCTGGTGCTGGTGTACACGCTGAACCGCCGCTATCCGGTGCACATCGGGTGAGCGTGCTCGCGTTCGATCTGGCGCTGGATCGCGACGCGTTTGCGCTGCGGGTCAGCGAGACCCTGCCGCTGGCCGGCATCACCGCGGTCATGGGCGCCTCCGGCAGCGGCAAAAGCACCCTGCTTCGCGCCCTGGCCGGCCTGGAAGCGACGGCGCGCGGCCAGGTGGCGCTGGACGGCGCCGTGCTGCACGACGACGCGGCCCGCCTGCGCGTGCCGGCGCACCGGCGCGGCATCGGCTACGTGTTCCAGGACGCCCGCCTGTTCGGACACCTGTCCGTGCTCGGCAACCTGCGTTACGCCCATGCGCGGGCGCGGCACGGATCGGGCGCGCCCGGGTTCCAGCCGGTCATCGCCGCGCTGGATCTGGATGCCCTGCTCGGCCGGCGCACCGCGGATCTGTCCGGCGGCGAACGCCAGCGCGTGGCCATTGCGCGCGCCTTGTTGTGCAATCCGCGCCTGCTGCTGCTGGATGAACCCCTGGCCGCGCTCGACCTCAAGCGCAAGGCGCAGCTGCTGCCCTACATCCAGCAGCTGCCGGAGCGTTTCGGCATCCCGTTGATTTACGTGTCGCATGCGGTCGAGGAGGTCGCCCAGCTCGCCAACGAGGTACTGGTGCTGGCGGCCGGCCGGGTGGTGACTCGTGGCGAAGTCCATGCCGTGCTGGAGCGCCCGGAGGCGGAAGCCGTATCCGGCCACTTCGAGGCCGGCGTGCTGCTGGACGCGCGTGTGTGCCGGCAGGTGCCGGACTATGCCCTCACCGAACTGGACGTCGCCGGCCAGCGCCTGTCCCTGCCTCACATCGACGCCCTCCCAGGCACGCCGATTCGGCTGCGGGTACGTGCCCGAGACGTCGCCATCGCCCTGCACCGCGTGGACGGGGTGAGCATCCGCAACCAGCTGCAAGCCACCGTGCTGCGCATCGACACCGATTCCGCCAGCGCCTACGCGGAGTTGCTGCTGGAGCTGGGTGACGCGCAGGCGGGGGGACCGCACCTGCGCGCCCGCATCACCCGCGAAGCGGTGGCGACACTCGGGCTGGCCCCGCAGCAGCGCGTCTGGGCCCTGGTCAAGAGCGTGTCCTTCGATCGGCGGGTGCTGGGGGGCGGTCAGGCTGTGGATAAGGCCCCGTCCTCTGCGAGCCTACCCAGGTGACCGCGCGGGCGTCGCGCAGTCCGGCCCGGACGAGGCGAGCATTTATTGCGCGATGAAGGGGCGGGTTTGTTGGGCGATCAGGTGCGTAAAACCTGAGCTGCGCCGGCCCGCGAAGCGGGTTCGGGTTGAGTGACCCGTTAAGCGTCACCGGTATGGAAGGGACTCACACGGAACGCTTGGCCCATCCTGGTGCAAATAGCAGGTACGCGCCGTGACAATGCCGAAGCACATCGTGCGACGAGGACCGTCGGCGGCGGTCTGGTCATAATCAAGGCGTTCCATGCCGAGGCACGCGCAGTCGCGGTACCAGCCAGGCATGCCACCACCGAACGCGCACTCGCGATAAAACAGAAAGGCCCCCGTTAGCAGAGCAAGCGCGGTGGCCGCGACAACAGCAATTCGCCTTGGACTAGGAGTTATCACGGAGCGGGCCGATCCCCCTGCCGCCCAATGACGAAACCAAGCGACAGCGTACCGGTCCGCCTGGCCATCTTGCTAGGGCCTGTTGACATTTAGGTTTAAGCTATTGATCCAACTCGTTGACGGAGTTGGATCCGTAAGCTCCCCTGTCAA from Immundisolibacter sp. includes:
- a CDS encoding VanZ family protein: MQNTGSERRWLLLWLLMTSLVVYGSLYPFQWRPEPLPWQTLLVVPRHISRSDIIGNLALFIPYGFCGLLALRWPRPAALLAVLVTGLLLALALQVAQLWTMRRTAALYDAGWNGVGILAGLVVAQVASAWSAGRGPLRVSHERLAAFLVVAAWLGSELLPWVPSLDWQHVKDNLRPLLNGFSGLSILDATGAGLRTLVAGEALAVAFGPAGLLALLPLCGVLLAGKALVIGQTVGISVAVGVLAGAGVSLASQLLAPAPRRLTLILLLPAGMAALALLPLDPYAPHLAADWVPFAGLLRGDMLLNAQALAGRLFLYGGLLWLLRREGARLLPASVGLAVWLMLLELLQVVLPGQRADITEPLWALLCGWAWVLLPTASTVALARPPAHAAPPSQTAAPTRPQRTGPWACAWRALLLAVILTLALADLLRLPGLPYNVLELFRFNGALPSLFVFSLAVLWIGASSAWIGHALAAGRRPWRFFPTSVLLSALVSLGLLYASVTTESILDISGSNNLYHFVTQRDIWGPFFRELFHLIGPTAVQALERPVRYVALVGPLWFVLAFAVAFSRGLRGRDALYAFTAALPWLWLCKAIAFDGSSTDNLNELIARDGRWGLGGGGYLYCLLALLCASAALLAHRWRHWALAPVAWLLVAASVPLGWWLLTHGLEPRVQKYDRVFSGWQFLLGPDRDQRLSEAALFWRWTALHLSAVFALAVGAWTAAPLHQTIGIRHPPGSLAREGNQGTPGRHTA
- a CDS encoding histidine phosphatase family protein; the encoded protein is MRCLVIRHAPAEPGQPDAERPLSPAGAVLLRQVRGPLQALAPDVGLIAHSPLRRARQTAALLAEAFVAPTQETAALAPGALDGLLPWVCGQSMPALAVVGHENDLSHWVCHMLTGDAGRFFQFECAAACLIEFRATPRAGTANLLWLLPPEHLTRMARR
- the modA gene encoding molybdate ABC transporter substrate-binding protein; protein product: MTKDRTDRHLRRAIIAAALVLNVAVAHADEVIAAVAANFAGAIARIEPAFERASGHQLTVVLGSSGKLAAQIQQGAPFDVLLSADVERPDVLEKSGLGVAESRFTYAIGRLALWSPDPQVIGVDGQAYLRAGGFRHLVIANPAVAPYGVAAQQTLENLGLWPTLQDKLVRGEDIGQVYSMVASGAAEAGLVALSTVPVGSRPGSYWKVPQDLYAPLEQDAILVTRARDNPAARALLDYLKSPAARSVIAELGYDLP
- the modB gene encoding molybdate ABC transporter permease subunit gives rise to the protein MTGLDLGPVWLSLRLAGVTVALLLLAGTPLAWWLAHTRARVKPLIEALTALPLVLPPTVIGFYLLVMLAPETPLGGTWLRLTGETLTFSFSGLVLASMLYSMPFVVQPLQSAFEAVGRSPLEAAAVLGARPLDAFFSVASPLAFRGYLTATVLGFSHTLGEFGVVLMVGGNIPGRTRVISIAIYEQVETLNYAQAHLLSGGLLVFSFAVLVLVYTLNRRYPVHIG
- the modC gene encoding molybdenum ABC transporter ATP-binding protein, producing MSVLAFDLALDRDAFALRVSETLPLAGITAVMGASGSGKSTLLRALAGLEATARGQVALDGAVLHDDAARLRVPAHRRGIGYVFQDARLFGHLSVLGNLRYAHARARHGSGAPGFQPVIAALDLDALLGRRTADLSGGERQRVAIARALLCNPRLLLLDEPLAALDLKRKAQLLPYIQQLPERFGIPLIYVSHAVEEVAQLANEVLVLAAGRVVTRGEVHAVLERPEAEAVSGHFEAGVLLDARVCRQVPDYALTELDVAGQRLSLPHIDALPGTPIRLRVRARDVAIALHRVDGVSIRNQLQATVLRIDTDSASAYAELLLELGDAQAGGPHLRARITREAVATLGLAPQQRVWALVKSVSFDRRVLGGGQAVDKAPSSASLPR